A part of Timaviella obliquedivisa GSE-PSE-MK23-08B genomic DNA contains:
- a CDS encoding YbhB/YbcL family Raf kinase inhibitor-like protein: MNRHKVFQIRQFILTLTECFCDGAASIGSINSVEWDMRQQILTVGMVLLASVAIAACDPTTAANLSPPQGSEPIQITSTAFAPGALIPVQQTCDGKDLSPDLAWEGIPADTKSLVIIAQDPDALFKPFTHWVLYDLPPNTRQIPAGLPPQPFLTTGGGHGKNDFGRYGYGGPCPPNGTHRYIFKVYALDKLLDLPAGATKAEVLAAIGGHVKATGELMGKYSRKK; this comes from the coding sequence ATGAATCGCCATAAAGTTTTCCAAATTCGACAGTTCATTTTGACATTAACCGAATGCTTTTGCGATGGAGCCGCTAGTATTGGGTCAATTAATTCAGTTGAATGGGACATGAGACAGCAAATTTTAACAGTTGGCATGGTTTTGTTGGCTAGTGTGGCGATCGCAGCCTGTGATCCTACGACTGCTGCCAATCTTAGTCCGCCTCAAGGTTCTGAACCCATCCAGATCACGAGCACTGCCTTTGCTCCAGGGGCGCTGATTCCGGTTCAACAGACCTGCGATGGCAAAGATCTGTCGCCCGACCTAGCTTGGGAAGGTATTCCGGCTGATACTAAAAGCCTTGTCATTATTGCCCAAGACCCAGATGCCCTATTTAAACCCTTTACTCACTGGGTGCTTTATGATCTGCCACCCAACACTCGCCAGATCCCGGCAGGCTTGCCGCCTCAGCCTTTTTTGACAACGGGGGGCGGACATGGCAAAAATGATTTCGGTCGCTATGGCTACGGTGGCCCCTGCCCACCAAACGGCACCCATCGTTATATATTCAAGGTGTATGCGCTCGATAAGCTGCTAGATCTGCCAGCCGGAGCAACGAAAGCAGAGGTGTTGGCGGCGATCGGCGGACATGTCAAAGCAACAGGTGAATTGATGGGAAAATACAGCCGAAAGAAATAG
- a CDS encoding DUF561 domain-containing protein yields MAIHPTLQIAFQQKKALKVISGLTNFDAANVATIVKAADRGGATFVDIAADVDLVRLAKQLTNLPVCVSAIEPHQLAAAVAAGADLVEIGNFDAFYAQGRRFEAAEVLALTRQTRSLLPTTTLSVTVPHILPLDQQVQLAEALVQAGADIIQTEGGTSSLPTHPGTLGLIEKAAPTLAAAFEIAHVVNVPVLCASGLSSVTAPMAIAAGASGIGVGSAINKLSSEIEMIAVVRSLVEALSTAKVKV; encoded by the coding sequence ATGGCGATTCATCCCACTCTTCAAATTGCCTTTCAGCAGAAAAAGGCTTTGAAAGTCATCAGTGGCTTAACTAACTTTGATGCAGCCAATGTTGCCACTATTGTTAAAGCGGCAGATCGAGGCGGCGCAACGTTTGTAGATATTGCAGCAGATGTTGATTTGGTGCGTCTAGCGAAGCAACTCACTAACCTTCCTGTTTGTGTATCCGCGATCGAACCCCATCAGCTGGCAGCAGCCGTGGCAGCCGGAGCCGATTTGGTTGAGATTGGTAACTTTGATGCCTTTTATGCTCAAGGGCGCAGATTTGAGGCGGCAGAAGTCCTAGCGCTAACTCGCCAAACGCGATCGCTCCTCCCGACCACAACCCTGTCTGTCACCGTCCCTCATATTCTCCCGCTCGATCAACAAGTGCAGTTAGCTGAAGCCCTCGTTCAAGCAGGAGCCGACATCATTCAAACCGAAGGCGGCACCAGCAGCCTACCCACCCACCCAGGCACCTTAGGGTTAATTGAAAAAGCTGCTCCCACCTTAGCCGCCGCCTTTGAGATTGCTCACGTGGTTAATGTGCCTGTACTGTGTGCCTCTGGGTTATCGAGCGTAACGGCACCGATGGCGATCGCAGCAGGTGCATCGGGCATTGGGGTTGGCTCGGCAATCAACAAACTCAGCAGCGAAATTGAAATGATTGCCGTAGTGCGGAGTTTGGTTGAAGCTTTGAGCACTGCAAAGGTAAAAGTGTAA